From Phalacrocorax carbo chromosome 6, bPhaCar2.1, whole genome shotgun sequence, a single genomic window includes:
- the IPPK gene encoding inositol-pentakisphosphate 2-kinase isoform X5 yields MVVPAVLVSKESRCDKDMDTLSGYAMCLPNLTRLQTYRFVEHRPILCIEIKPKCGFIPFSSHVSQEIKHKVCRYCMHQHLKVANGKWKRPSKYCPLDLFSGNKQRMHFALKSLLQEAQNNLKIFKNGELIYGCKDDQDCVSDWNELARHLKPFFFPSNGLVSGPHCTRTIVKELIHVITMTLLSSTDACRAGDMKTVPISQGRSYCEASAFNKELLRNGKHKLESSGLPRGCLLYKTLQAQMLDMLDIEGLYPLYSRVEQYLEEFPEERSTLQIDGPYNEAFYEKLLDLSMEDDGTVAFALTKVQQYRIAMTAKDCSIMIALSPCLQDECSEQRPMVLTSKSRFTFSVSVLDLDLKPYESIPHQYKLDGKIVNYYLKNVQAKDDPVMSNLLKENEDCTLVLHKV; encoded by the exons ATGGTAGTTCCTGCAGTTCTAGTAAGCAAAG aGTCTCGCTGTGATAAAGATATGGACACTCTTAGTGGTTATGCAATGTGCCTTCCTAATCTTACCAGGCTGCAGACCTATCGTTTTGTGGAACACCGGCCAATCCTCTGCATAGAAATTAAG cCAAAATGTGGCTTCATTCCTTTTTCCAGCCATGTTTCACAGGAGATAAAGCACAAGGTGTGTCGTTACTGTATGCACCAGCATCTAAAG GTAGCGAACGGAAAATGGAAACGACCAAGTAAATATTGCCCATTGGATCTCTTCTCAGG aAATAAACAGAGAATGCACTTTGCTTTGAAGAGCTTATTACAGGAGGCACAGAAcaacctgaaaatatttaag AACGGGGAACTAATTTATGGCTGTAAAGATGACCAGGACTGTGTCTCTGACTGGAACGAACTTGCTCGTCActtaaaacctttcttttttccatccaATGGGCTGGTCAGTGGACCACACTGTACAAGGACAATTGTTAAAGAACTAATCCACGTTATAACTATGACGCTACTAAGTAGTACTGatgcctgcagggcaggtgataTGAAGACAGTTCCCATTTCACAAGGAAGAAGCTACTGTGAAGCAAGTGCTTTTAATAAGGAGCTACTAAGAAATG GTAAACATAAATTGGAAAGCTCTGGCTTACCAAGGGGTTGTCTCCTTTATAAAACCCTTCAGGCTCAGATGCTGGACATGCTGGATATTGAAGGACTCTACCCTTTGTACAGCAGAGTTGAACAGTACTTAGAGGAATTTCCTGAAGAGAG aagTACATTACAGATAGATGGACCTTACAATGAAGCATTTTATGAGAAGCTGCTAGATCTTTCAATGGAAGATGATGGGACAGTAGCGTTTGCATTAACAAAG GTGCAGCAGTACAGAATAGCAATGACTGCTAAGGACTGCTCTATCATGATTGCCCTTTCACCCTGTCTACAAGATGAATG CTCTGAGCAGAGACCCATGGTACTAACGTCCAAATCAAGATtcaccttttctgtttctgtcctgGACCTCGATCTAAAACCATATGAAAGCATTCCTCATCAGTACAAACTTGATGGCAAGATAGTGAACTATTATTTGAAGAATGTACAGGCCAAAGATGACCCAGTTATGTCCAATCTCTTAAAGGAGAATGAAGACTGCACATTAGTTCTCCATAAAGTGTAA
- the IPPK gene encoding inositol-pentakisphosphate 2-kinase isoform X4, giving the protein MKQFFGENYVHHGEIIQLPLGFVRQLCLKIQPERPESRCDKDMDTLSGYAMCLPNLTRLQTYRFVEHRPILCIEIKPKCGFIPFSSHVSQEIKHKVCRYCMHQHLKVANGKWKRPSKYCPLDLFSGNKQRMHFALKSLLQEAQNNLKIFKNGELIYGCKDDQDCVSDWNELARHLKPFFFPSNGLVSGPHCTRTIVKELIHVITMTLLSSTDACRAGDMKTVPISQGRSYCEASAFNKELLRNGKHKLESSGLPRGCLLYKTLQAQMLDMLDIEGLYPLYSRVEQYLEEFPEERSTLQIDGPYNEAFYEKLLDLSMEDDGTVAFALTKVQQYRIAMTAKDCSIMIALSPCLQDECSEQRPMVLTSKSRFTFSVSVLDLDLKPYESIPHQYKLDGKIVNYYLKNVQAKDDPVMSNLLKENEDCTLVLHKV; this is encoded by the exons aGTCTCGCTGTGATAAAGATATGGACACTCTTAGTGGTTATGCAATGTGCCTTCCTAATCTTACCAGGCTGCAGACCTATCGTTTTGTGGAACACCGGCCAATCCTCTGCATAGAAATTAAG cCAAAATGTGGCTTCATTCCTTTTTCCAGCCATGTTTCACAGGAGATAAAGCACAAGGTGTGTCGTTACTGTATGCACCAGCATCTAAAG GTAGCGAACGGAAAATGGAAACGACCAAGTAAATATTGCCCATTGGATCTCTTCTCAGG aAATAAACAGAGAATGCACTTTGCTTTGAAGAGCTTATTACAGGAGGCACAGAAcaacctgaaaatatttaag AACGGGGAACTAATTTATGGCTGTAAAGATGACCAGGACTGTGTCTCTGACTGGAACGAACTTGCTCGTCActtaaaacctttcttttttccatccaATGGGCTGGTCAGTGGACCACACTGTACAAGGACAATTGTTAAAGAACTAATCCACGTTATAACTATGACGCTACTAAGTAGTACTGatgcctgcagggcaggtgataTGAAGACAGTTCCCATTTCACAAGGAAGAAGCTACTGTGAAGCAAGTGCTTTTAATAAGGAGCTACTAAGAAATG GTAAACATAAATTGGAAAGCTCTGGCTTACCAAGGGGTTGTCTCCTTTATAAAACCCTTCAGGCTCAGATGCTGGACATGCTGGATATTGAAGGACTCTACCCTTTGTACAGCAGAGTTGAACAGTACTTAGAGGAATTTCCTGAAGAGAG aagTACATTACAGATAGATGGACCTTACAATGAAGCATTTTATGAGAAGCTGCTAGATCTTTCAATGGAAGATGATGGGACAGTAGCGTTTGCATTAACAAAG GTGCAGCAGTACAGAATAGCAATGACTGCTAAGGACTGCTCTATCATGATTGCCCTTTCACCCTGTCTACAAGATGAATG CTCTGAGCAGAGACCCATGGTACTAACGTCCAAATCAAGATtcaccttttctgtttctgtcctgGACCTCGATCTAAAACCATATGAAAGCATTCCTCATCAGTACAAACTTGATGGCAAGATAGTGAACTATTATTTGAAGAATGTACAGGCCAAAGATGACCCAGTTATGTCCAATCTCTTAAAGGAGAATGAAGACTGCACATTAGTTCTCCATAAAGTGTAA